The following are from one region of the Hyla sarda isolate aHylSar1 chromosome 6, aHylSar1.hap1, whole genome shotgun sequence genome:
- the FIBIN gene encoding fin bud initiation factor homolog: MTGIYLLWLGIVCNLCYGYYNGPLQPEMSNGTLHHYFVPDGDYEENDDPEKCQMLFRVSDERSCPGDGQALSLREEFIVIKRHIEDVERAIESIGKSISYDLDGEESYGKYLGRESSQISEAFSNSDKSLTELEIKFKQSQENEKNELKGLNDDFVDMMIHTRAVLKETLDVSLGLRDKHELLSLTIRSHGARLSRLKNDYLKV, from the coding sequence ATGACTGGAATTTATCTCCTGTGGTTGGGAATTGTGTGCAACCTATGCTATGGTTATTACAATGGACCCCTCCAGCCAGAAATGTCCAATGGAACTTTGCACCATTACTTTGTTCCTGATGGGGACTATGAGGAGAACGATGACCCCGAGAAGTGTCAGATGCTTTTCAGAGTTTCAGATGAAAGATCCTGTCCAGGAGATGGACAAGCTCTCTCCTTGAGAGAAGAATTTATAGTGATAAAAAGGCACATTGAAGATGTGGAAAGAGCCATTGAAAGCATTGGTAAAAGCATATCTTACGACTTGGATGGCGAGGAAAGTTATGGAAAGTATCTTGGAAGGGAATCGTCTCAGATAAGCGAAGCCTTCTCCAATTCGGACAAATCGTTGACAGAGCTGGAGATCAAATTTAAGCAGAGCCAGGAGAATGAGAAGAACGagttgaaggggttaaatgacgacTTTGTGGATATGATGATCCACACTAGAGCTGTTCTGAAGGAAACCTTAGACGTCTCCCTGGGACTGAGGGATAAACACGAACTTCTTTCTTTAACTATTCGAAGTCATGGTGCAAGACTAAGCAGACTGAAAAATGACTACCTGAAGGTTTGA